GACATGCCCGAGGCGGCCCGCCAGGCGCTGCCCTTTCTTCGCGAGGATGCGCTGGTCGTCTCGCTGCAAAACGGCATCTGCACCGACGCGCTGGCGGAAATCGTGGACGGCACCCGCGCCGTGGGCTGTGTCATCGGCTGGGGCGCCACGATGCTGGAGGCGGGCAAGCTGGACATGACCAGCACCGGCGAGTTTATCATCGGCATGCCCGACGGCACCGCAGATAAGCGCCTGGAGGCGCTCAAGGACGCCATGGCGCACGTGGCGCCCACGCTGATCTCACAAGACATCATGAGCGAGCTCTACTCCAAGCTGATCGTCAACGCCTGTATCACCTCGCTGGGCGCGATCTGCGGGCTGTACCTGGGCCAGATGATGAAGATTGCGCGGGCACGCAATATCTTTCTTGCCATCATCCGGGAGGCCATGGACGTAGCGCGCGCCATGCGCCTGCAGGTCAAGCCCTTTGGCGGCAAGCTGGATTACGACAAGCTGATGGCGGGCACGGGCGCGCTGGACAACCTGCGCCGCCACATCATGATCCGCATCGTGGGCATGAAGTTCAAGCGGCTCAAGTCCTCCAGCCTGCAGTCGCTGGAGCGCGGCCGGCCCACCGAGATCGATTACTTCAACGGTTACATCGCAAAAAAAGGCGCGCAATTGGGGGTAAATACCCCCATCAACAGCCGCATGGTGTCCATGGTCCGTGAGATCGAGCAGGGCAGGCGTCGCATCGACGTGGCAAACCTGGAGGATCCCGCCTTTGACCAGGCGTGACACACAAACAAAACGCGCAAGGGGCATATGCCCCTTGCGCGTTTTTGATGCGTCCGTACAATACGCGCGGCGTCAGCGCCCCGCCTTGCTCTGCAGGAAGGCGTACGCCTGGCCGCCCGCGCCCTTGGTGAACGCGTCCTTCTGCAGCACCGCCATCACATGCGCCTCAAAGAGCACAATGTAGAGCCGGGGCGTCTCGCAGACGCGGCGCAGCTTGTCGTAGGGGATGGACACGGCGCGTCCCTGTTGCGCGTCCGTCTCCAGGTGGTCTTCATAGATGCGCGTGACGATGCGCAGCGGCTGCCCACCCGTGATCACCATCTGCTGCCTGTAGCGCCGCCTGACGGCGATGCTGGGCACGATCTTCCCTATCCATACGATCAGAAAGACGCCCAACGCCAGAAAAAAGAGCGCGTACCACGCGCTGGAGAGCAGCCGGCGGTACGCGAGCAGCGCCGTGCCCGCCGCCAGCGCAAACAGCACGCCCGCAAACGCATAGCACAGCACCCTGTACCACTGGCTGATGGTTTTGCCCGCGGCCTCTCTGTATAAATCCTCGCGTAAGACAAAGTCGTTTTCAAACAGTGGTTCCTCCATTGTTTCGGCAGCCTCCTCCCGTAGAAAAAGTGGCGGCGCCTCCGCGCCCGCAAGGCCGAAGGGGCCGCCTTGTGTTTGATTGGTTCATCACACGCGGTTGCGCACACTCAGATATATCACAATCGCGTACAGTCCCAGGTAGATCAGGTAGATGCCCACCAGCATGGTCTGCAGCTGCACGCCCACCATGGGCAAAAAGATGCTCAGCAGGCCGAACAGCAGGCTGATGACCCCCGGCACCCAGCTTAACGGACCGTGCAGAAACACCTGCGCGCGCCACGTCATCCCCGCCAGCTGGAAGATGCCAAAGAGGATCGCGCCGATGCCGACCACCCAAGAGAAAAACACCAGGCTCCCCCGCTGCGCAAAGAGCAGCACGCAGCCCAGTATGGCACACACCGCGCCGCTTATTAGCGACCACTGCGGGATGTCGCTGCGCTTGAGAAAGACCCGCACCAGCTGATACAGGCCAAAAAGCAGGATGAGCACCCCCAGTATAGTCATGACCACCGCCAGCACGCTTTGCGGAAAAATGAGCAGCAGCAGGCCCATCACAAGCGATGCGATGCCCCCGC
Above is a window of Maliibacterium massiliense DNA encoding:
- a CDS encoding DUF308 domain-containing protein, with the protein product MLGTLTVVSLGGGIASLVMGLLLLIFPQSVLAVVMTILGVLILLFGLYQLVRVFLKRSDIPQWSLISGAVCAILGCVLLFAQRGSLVFFSWVVGIGAILFGIFQLAGMTWRAQVFLHGPLSWVPGVISLLFGLLSIFLPMVGVQLQTMLVGIYLIYLGLYAIVIYLSVRNRV
- a CDS encoding YcxB family protein — encoded protein: MEEPLFENDFVLREDLYREAAGKTISQWYRVLCYAFAGVLFALAAGTALLAYRRLLSSAWYALFFLALGVFLIVWIGKIVPSIAVRRRYRQQMVITGGQPLRIVTRIYEDHLETDAQQGRAVSIPYDKLRRVCETPRLYIVLFEAHVMAVLQKDAFTKGAGGQAYAFLQSKAGR
- a CDS encoding 2-dehydropantoate 2-reductase, whose translation is MEKPSIAVIGAGAIGGITAAFMAQAGCDVELVCKHEAIAAQACGEGLHVVGVRGEHTIAVPAVARIDALHGKKDLVLIATKAYDMPEAARQALPFLREDALVVSLQNGICTDALAEIVDGTRAVGCVIGWGATMLEAGKLDMTSTGEFIIGMPDGTADKRLEALKDAMAHVAPTLISQDIMSELYSKLIVNACITSLGAICGLYLGQMMKIARARNIFLAIIREAMDVARAMRLQVKPFGGKLDYDKLMAGTGALDNLRRHIMIRIVGMKFKRLKSSSLQSLERGRPTEIDYFNGYIAKKGAQLGVNTPINSRMVSMVREIEQGRRRIDVANLEDPAFDQA